Proteins encoded within one genomic window of Fibrobacter sp. UWB16:
- a CDS encoding helix-turn-helix domain-containing protein has protein sequence MLNFLCQANVLPDKIAMFSSLKEFGLENYVKVQAAVLLLVKRGSVDVELDLKTYHLEAGALFVVFPEQVLRAKKASEDFDPICIACSKNMIDELIIRFDDNTRLILRFRENPLQQLDKGKFEQLNASFEFLKKKFETTETNACRLQVLKNHLIGLLYECIGFVDEPLTTDVVKSRGQVLFAQFIDLVVEKHREQHSVKYYADELGITPKYLSAVAEEQTGKNAKRWIDEHIALDAKVLLRSSSRDIQKVSKILNFPDVSFFGKFFKRLVGVSPKAYRKTTD, from the coding sequence ATGTTGAATTTTTTGTGTCAAGCAAACGTGTTGCCCGATAAGATTGCCATGTTCAGCAGCCTTAAGGAATTCGGGCTTGAAAATTATGTAAAAGTTCAAGCGGCGGTGCTCCTCTTGGTGAAACGCGGCTCTGTGGATGTTGAACTCGATCTCAAGACTTATCACCTTGAAGCGGGCGCCTTGTTCGTCGTTTTTCCGGAACAGGTGTTGCGTGCCAAGAAGGCGTCAGAAGATTTTGACCCCATCTGCATTGCATGCTCCAAGAACATGATTGATGAACTGATCATTCGCTTTGATGACAATACGCGATTGATCTTAAGGTTCCGTGAAAATCCGTTGCAACAGCTCGACAAGGGCAAGTTTGAACAATTGAATGCAAGCTTCGAGTTCTTGAAGAAAAAGTTTGAAACGACGGAAACGAACGCTTGCCGCTTGCAGGTCCTCAAGAATCACTTGATTGGACTTTTGTACGAATGTATCGGCTTTGTCGATGAACCGCTCACGACGGATGTCGTCAAGAGCCGTGGCCAGGTGCTATTCGCGCAGTTCATTGATCTCGTTGTCGAAAAGCATCGCGAGCAGCATTCCGTGAAGTATTATGCCGATGAACTCGGCATCACGCCGAAGTATCTCTCTGCTGTCGCCGAAGAGCAGACCGGGAAGAACGCCAAGCGCTGGATTGATGAGCATATCGCGCTCGATGCAAAGGTGCTGTTGCGCTCGTCTTCTCGAGACATCCAGAAGGTCTCCAAGATTCTGAACTTCCCGGACGTCTCGTTCTTTGGCAAGTTCTTCAAGCGCCTCGTCGGAGTCTCGCCCAAAGCCTACCGCAAAACAACGGATTAA
- a CDS encoding YgcG family protein: MPKRILSILFILLLAIPVAAGFKVNKAGLPKRPQNSYVLDEDRLLTKQEVQFINALSEELYRKAGFGLAVALIHDIGYADFRDYALNIAESWGVGGKSNEGVLIFAAMKQRRRSVEVGYGAEGYLPDVLVERLQQKTIVPAFRVEKYGQGVITLAWEIAQVVAKEKGITIEVNTDQLPQEEESSPFGLALIIFVILFLLVSKNGGGRGNGCLWFLLGNALSNSSRGHHRGGFGGGFGGFGGGGFGGGFGGGFGGGHFGGGGSGGSW; this comes from the coding sequence ATGCCAAAAAGAATTTTATCGATATTGTTCATTCTGTTGCTCGCCATCCCGGTTGCGGCAGGTTTTAAGGTGAACAAGGCGGGACTCCCCAAGCGCCCGCAGAATAGCTATGTGCTTGATGAAGACCGCCTGCTCACAAAGCAAGAAGTGCAGTTCATCAACGCTCTTTCTGAAGAGCTTTACAGAAAAGCAGGCTTTGGGCTTGCGGTAGCGCTCATCCATGACATCGGCTATGCGGACTTTAGAGATTACGCCTTGAACATTGCCGAAAGCTGGGGCGTTGGCGGTAAATCGAACGAAGGTGTCCTGATTTTTGCGGCGATGAAGCAGCGCAGGCGCAGTGTCGAAGTCGGCTATGGCGCCGAAGGTTACTTGCCCGACGTACTCGTGGAACGGCTCCAGCAAAAGACAATTGTCCCTGCATTTAGGGTTGAAAAATACGGTCAAGGAGTCATAACGCTCGCTTGGGAAATTGCGCAAGTCGTCGCCAAGGAAAAAGGCATTACGATCGAGGTCAACACAGACCAGCTCCCGCAAGAAGAAGAAAGCAGCCCGTTCGGACTCGCACTCATTATTTTCGTGATCCTATTTTTGCTCGTTTCGAAGAACGGCGGCGGACGCGGAAACGGATGCCTCTGGTTCTTGCTCGGAAACGCCCTTAGCAATAGCAGTCGTGGTCACCACCGCGGCGGTTTCGGCGGTGGATTCGGGGGATTTGGCGGAGGCGGCTTTGGAGGCGGTTTCGGCGGTGGATTTGGTGGAGGCCACTTTGGCGGTGGCGGCTCCGGCGGAAGCTGGTAA
- a CDS encoding alpha/beta fold hydrolase: MSEKWIWLPDWASNLGIWEDDLMDVAPSANHNYVQYSQLAEFLEKPENIPDFKKSSTVVAWGLGALSLMCSTAGPQKGQKWILLSPYADFCDEIGNWTVPNLHFMAHQLETTTEPALKAFQELFEEDFGDWQDDWFDEAKKYDAESLAKGLMYLASHKVESVIPNSENIQVLYGRQDTVVQPEWTLKLKEFLPNAEFKERPKAGHWPPMLLL, translated from the coding sequence ATGAGCGAAAAATGGATCTGGCTGCCCGATTGGGCCTCGAATCTTGGTATTTGGGAAGATGATCTGATGGACGTAGCTCCTTCAGCAAACCATAACTATGTGCAGTACAGCCAATTGGCTGAGTTTTTGGAAAAGCCGGAGAACATTCCGGATTTCAAGAAATCGTCCACTGTCGTGGCATGGGGGCTTGGCGCTTTATCGCTGATGTGTTCTACCGCGGGTCCGCAAAAGGGGCAAAAGTGGATATTGCTTTCGCCGTATGCAGACTTCTGCGACGAGATTGGGAACTGGACGGTTCCGAACTTGCATTTTATGGCGCACCAGCTCGAGACGACTACGGAACCTGCGCTCAAGGCGTTCCAGGAACTTTTTGAAGAAGATTTTGGCGACTGGCAGGATGACTGGTTCGACGAGGCCAAGAAGTACGATGCCGAATCGCTAGCCAAGGGCTTGATGTATCTAGCGTCGCACAAGGTGGAATCGGTAATCCCGAACAGCGAGAATATTCAAGTGCTTTATGGGCGACAGGACACGGTTGTTCAGCCGGAATGGACGTTGAAGCTCAAGGAATTCTTGCCTAATGCAGAATTCAAGGAACGCCCTAAGGCCGGCCACTGGCCGCCGATGCTGTTGCTTTGA
- the lnt gene encoding apolipoprotein N-acyltransferase encodes MTIDQLLNKLKSLPRAYKVYVAVLVAIEFVLFLLRPDTPGLYTQLPQLLPIVAAIAFLFFKNARRPFARFMNTYGIIVFAFLALDYLTRSHAGLYQIVTTFIPMMLYWFSLFARWNVKLFKQKNARIALALATISWGFVAFAFPPLPLGPAMLVLLVPWFIMLNKYNRETAVFATFWASMVYNTINYYWIRNVMNVETAPSGLIFLGLILLIAYLSLFNVLAAFAYSTAKNLKIKGKAYLLAFFPIFFAGIEMVRTTGDFAFPWSHLGYTFGNHLELIQALAIIGVFGYTILIVASNQIVAYAFLQKGRKKLALFAIPFAIFMVLLTYGSSVLSAPEAAPYYNANAPENPSIAMVQPSIAQGAKWSKARFDSIVTKTFGMAMDSTPNGADLILLAETAIPDHIRRQPEVINRLHHMADVKNASILTGALDFKRVSKDLNNPRRFEIYNASFLFTPGDPYFPKRYIKKHLVPFSERIPFDDVFPILNYVDLGEGDFVPGKETPVYGPYNWTPYICYDAIFGDIIRDAIRAGSRLMVNITNDGWFGHSTAPFQHLNIVRHLAVTYGYPVARLANSGVSAFIDQYGHYDQNTNIFEERVIQRKMPLKTRSTFYTSVGESFEKALLWFFAIYLVALFALGKLKNKL; translated from the coding sequence ATGACCATTGACCAGTTACTAAACAAGCTTAAATCTCTTCCGCGGGCATACAAGGTTTACGTCGCGGTACTTGTTGCGATTGAATTCGTATTGTTCTTGTTGCGTCCGGATACGCCGGGGCTTTACACGCAGCTTCCGCAGCTTTTGCCTATCGTTGCAGCCATCGCGTTTCTGTTTTTCAAGAACGCCCGCCGCCCCTTTGCGCGGTTCATGAACACATACGGCATCATCGTCTTTGCGTTCCTCGCCTTGGATTACCTCACGCGCAGCCATGCGGGGCTTTACCAGATTGTAACGACGTTCATCCCGATGATGCTTTACTGGTTCTCGCTTTTTGCGCGCTGGAACGTGAAGCTCTTTAAGCAGAAAAATGCCCGCATCGCACTTGCACTCGCCACAATTTCGTGGGGCTTTGTCGCTTTTGCATTCCCGCCTCTGCCGCTTGGCCCCGCCATGCTCGTGCTACTTGTGCCGTGGTTCATCATGCTCAACAAGTACAACCGCGAAACAGCAGTCTTTGCCACATTCTGGGCAAGCATGGTCTACAACACCATCAATTACTACTGGATCCGCAATGTGATGAACGTAGAGACAGCCCCTTCTGGACTCATCTTCCTTGGGCTCATTCTCCTCATCGCTTACTTAAGCTTGTTCAATGTCCTCGCCGCATTTGCTTACTCCACCGCCAAGAATCTAAAGATCAAAGGCAAAGCTTACCTGCTTGCATTCTTCCCCATTTTCTTTGCAGGAATCGAAATGGTGCGCACAACAGGTGACTTCGCTTTCCCGTGGAGCCATCTCGGCTACACTTTCGGCAATCATCTTGAACTGATCCAGGCGCTCGCCATCATCGGTGTGTTCGGCTACACCATTCTCATTGTCGCCTCGAACCAGATTGTCGCTTACGCCTTCTTGCAGAAGGGCCGAAAAAAGCTCGCACTATTTGCAATCCCGTTCGCAATTTTCATGGTTCTTCTGACATACGGAAGTAGCGTACTTTCAGCACCAGAAGCAGCACCATACTACAACGCAAACGCTCCTGAAAATCCATCCATCGCCATGGTGCAGCCAAGCATTGCGCAAGGCGCCAAGTGGAGCAAGGCCCGATTCGATTCCATCGTCACCAAGACGTTCGGCATGGCCATGGACAGCACGCCAAACGGCGCCGACTTAATACTCCTTGCCGAAACAGCCATTCCGGACCACATCCGTAGACAGCCGGAAGTCATCAACCGCCTGCATCACATGGCGGACGTGAAAAACGCAAGCATCCTCACCGGAGCACTTGACTTCAAGCGAGTTTCGAAAGACCTCAACAACCCGCGCCGATTCGAGATCTACAACGCCTCGTTCCTCTTTACACCGGGCGATCCTTATTTCCCCAAGCGCTACATCAAAAAGCACCTCGTACCGTTTAGCGAACGCATTCCATTCGACGATGTGTTCCCCATCCTGAACTACGTGGATCTTGGCGAAGGCGACTTTGTCCCCGGCAAAGAAACTCCTGTTTACGGCCCTTACAACTGGACGCCCTATATCTGCTACGACGCCATTTTCGGAGACATCATCCGCGATGCCATCCGTGCAGGGTCCCGCCTGATGGTGAACATCACGAACGACGGCTGGTTCGGCCACAGCACGGCCCCTTTCCAGCACTTGAACATCGTACGTCACCTTGCAGTTACCTACGGATATCCAGTCGCTCGCCTTGCAAACAGCGGCGTTTCAGCATTCATCGACCAGTATGGCCACTACGATCAGAACACGAACATTTTCGAAGAACGCGTCATACAAAGAAAAATGCCCCTCAAGACGAGGAGCACCTTCTATACATCTGTCGGTGAAAGTTTCGAAAAAGCCTTGCTGTGGTTCTTTGCGATTTACCTTGTAGCGCTGTTTGCGCTTGGAAAATTGAAAAATAAGTTATAG
- the rsmI gene encoding 16S rRNA (cytidine(1402)-2'-O)-methyltransferase, which yields MSYTLYIVATPIGNMEDITYRAVRILKEVPLVLAEDTRHSRILFDNYGITTPMEAYHDFNKEKVTPKYVDFLKNTGDIALVSDAGTPGVADPAFNLVRECVREGIDVRAIPGPCAMITALVSCGMPTDHFTFQYFSPKKSAQRIHLLEKLKDEEATQIFYASPHNIDKFVEEIKLVFGDIKIALMRELTKKFEEHLIGTPTEISAHFKAHPPKGEFVLVFNPQDKSGL from the coding sequence ATGTCATACACTTTATACATCGTAGCGACTCCCATCGGGAACATGGAAGATATCACCTACCGCGCTGTGCGCATCCTTAAAGAAGTTCCCCTCGTCCTTGCCGAAGACACCCGCCATTCGAGAATTCTCTTTGACAATTACGGCATCACGACGCCGATGGAAGCCTACCATGACTTCAACAAAGAAAAGGTCACGCCCAAGTACGTCGACTTCTTGAAGAACACCGGCGACATCGCACTCGTAAGCGATGCAGGAACGCCCGGCGTTGCAGACCCGGCATTCAATCTCGTGCGCGAATGCGTCCGCGAAGGCATTGACGTGCGTGCCATCCCGGGCCCGTGCGCAATGATTACGGCACTCGTCTCTTGCGGCATGCCGACCGACCACTTTACGTTCCAGTATTTCTCTCCCAAGAAGAGCGCCCAGCGCATCCACTTGCTCGAGAAGTTGAAAGACGAAGAAGCGACGCAGATTTTCTACGCCAGCCCGCACAACATCGACAAGTTCGTCGAAGAAATCAAGCTTGTCTTTGGCGATATCAAGATTGCGTTAATGCGCGAGCTCACCAAGAAGTTCGAGGAACACCTCATCGGAACGCCGACGGAAATTTCTGCGCACTTCAAGGCCCATCCGCCGAAAGGCGAATTTGTGCTCGTGTTCAATCCCCAAGATAAAAGTGGATTGTAA
- a CDS encoding UDP-2,3-diacylglucosamine diphosphatase, with translation MDLPAYFISDAHLGIEPPGAVPDREQKLIQLLSSWKGKASHVVVVGDLFEFWYEYNYYVASAHFDLYRAFAELVESGVEVHVLQGNHDFAYGDFFPKRLGVAVHKSLVLEIQGKRVYLTHGDGVPKSDRGYRFMRKVLDLPLNRFLFKQIHPDWGMALARFVGRNSRKYGESRVIKVDEYLEWGDRMLKKEHCDFCIHGHHHISGIWNTPNGIVASPGEFIKKPAILCLENGGLKLVSL, from the coding sequence ATGGATTTGCCTGCTTATTTTATTAGTGACGCCCATTTGGGAATCGAGCCGCCGGGAGCAGTCCCCGACCGCGAACAGAAATTGATCCAATTGCTTTCTTCCTGGAAGGGCAAGGCGAGCCATGTCGTTGTCGTTGGCGACCTTTTTGAGTTCTGGTACGAATACAACTACTATGTCGCATCGGCGCATTTCGACCTGTACCGTGCCTTTGCGGAACTTGTAGAATCCGGTGTCGAAGTTCACGTATTGCAGGGAAATCACGATTTTGCGTATGGTGATTTTTTCCCGAAACGCCTCGGCGTGGCGGTCCACAAGTCCCTGGTTCTCGAAATTCAGGGCAAGCGTGTGTATTTGACCCATGGCGATGGCGTTCCGAAATCTGATCGGGGCTACCGCTTTATGCGCAAGGTTCTCGATTTGCCGCTCAACCGCTTCCTATTTAAGCAAATCCATCCGGACTGGGGCATGGCGCTAGCCCGCTTTGTCGGGCGCAACAGTCGTAAATACGGCGAGAGCCGCGTCATTAAGGTTGATGAATATCTGGAATGGGGCGACCGCATGCTTAAAAAGGAACATTGCGATTTCTGCATCCACGGGCATCACCATATTTCGGGAATCTGGAACACTCCAAACGGCATTGTCGCATCTCCCGGAGAGTTTATAAAAAAGCCCGCCATCCTCTGCTTGGAGAATGGCGGACTGAAATTGGTTTCGCTTTAA
- a CDS encoding alpha/beta hydrolase produces the protein MVFYLALTERRNAYPRAITHNEARTAIADKAKSISCTLDDGTVLEGFVVGNKQNNILLYYPDADEDAAQFLAELDSLPGYAATTFNYRGSGENKGTPSQETFVTDAQMIYECATQINGNAPKVIAGRGTGAILATKMVKKENITLLIDPVWSIADAISDKYRLLYPKFLVRSDLKIEKNDISTSNNIVILSDRARFNDRTSAVQQAFGSVNLSKRASETLSEAIQNVINNK, from the coding sequence ATGGTATTTTACCTGGCATTGACCGAACGCCGTAACGCATACCCGCGCGCCATCACGCACAACGAAGCCCGCACCGCCATTGCAGATAAGGCAAAGAGCATCAGCTGCACACTCGACGACGGCACCGTTCTCGAAGGTTTTGTTGTCGGAAACAAACAGAATAACATCCTGCTTTATTACCCTGACGCCGACGAAGACGCCGCCCAGTTCCTAGCCGAACTCGATAGCCTCCCGGGCTACGCAGCCACCACATTCAACTACCGCGGAAGCGGCGAGAATAAAGGAACTCCGTCGCAAGAGACATTTGTCACTGACGCGCAAATGATCTACGAATGCGCAACACAGATAAACGGCAATGCCCCAAAAGTCATCGCCGGGCGCGGTACTGGCGCCATTTTAGCGACAAAAATGGTCAAAAAGGAGAATATTACACTTTTGATTGACCCAGTTTGGAGCATTGCAGACGCCATTTCTGACAAATACCGTCTCCTTTACCCAAAATTCCTTGTCCGATCAGACCTAAAAATCGAAAAAAACGACATTTCCACCTCAAATAACATAGTTATCCTATCGGATAGAGCCCGATTCAACGATAGAACAAGCGCTGTTCAACAAGCTTTCGGGAGCGTTAATTTATCAAAGCGAGCCTCAGAAACCCTATCTGAAGCCATCCAAAACGTGATAAATAACAAATAA
- a CDS encoding TIGR02147 family protein, which translates to MNVYAYYNYRKYLQDYYEYRKSVQRYFSYRSFAKKAGYSSSGLYLDLIRGRKSLTPQMLPKFIAALGLNEREGRYFTLMVDFTHATTASSKQQIFDQMSALLPRTIKNLTKNQQEYYSKWYYVVAREALAVLKINDKNIQELALFLNPKISLPQAKQTIQLLLNLGLIELGDDGFYHSVNKAITNGSEIAPLFVHQFQKQMIDLGKDALDHYSTERRNVSCMTMSVSAQGLERIISKIDLFRKEIVDIVRSDEGESMVCELNIQFFPLSKEKLALPPEVDDGEGEDEVC; encoded by the coding sequence ATGAACGTATATGCCTACTACAATTATCGAAAGTACCTCCAGGACTACTACGAGTACCGTAAGTCCGTGCAGAGGTATTTCTCGTACCGGTCTTTTGCAAAGAAGGCTGGGTATTCCTCGTCCGGTCTCTACCTGGATTTGATCCGCGGCCGCAAGTCGCTCACTCCGCAGATGCTCCCGAAATTTATCGCAGCACTCGGGCTTAACGAAAGGGAAGGTCGTTACTTCACCTTGATGGTGGACTTCACTCATGCGACGACCGCTTCTTCGAAGCAGCAGATCTTCGACCAGATGTCTGCGCTCCTTCCGCGTACGATCAAGAACTTGACCAAGAACCAGCAGGAATACTATAGCAAGTGGTATTACGTGGTTGCGCGCGAAGCTCTTGCCGTGTTGAAAATCAACGACAAGAACATTCAGGAGCTCGCACTCTTCTTGAATCCGAAAATTTCTCTCCCGCAGGCAAAACAGACCATCCAGCTTCTTCTGAATTTGGGACTTATAGAGCTTGGCGATGATGGATTCTACCATTCCGTAAACAAGGCAATTACGAATGGCAGTGAAATCGCCCCGCTTTTCGTTCATCAGTTCCAAAAGCAGATGATTGATTTGGGTAAGGATGCGCTAGATCACTACAGTACGGAACGTAGAAATGTATCTTGTATGACGATGAGTGTGTCGGCGCAGGGATTGGAACGAATCATTAGCAAGATTGATCTGTTCCGTAAGGAAATCGTGGATATCGTCCGTTCGGACGAAGGTGAATCCATGGTTTGCGAACTGAACATCCAGTTCTTCCCGCTGAGCAAGGAAAAGTTGGCTCTTCCGCCTGAGGTCGATGATGGGGAGGGTGAAGATGAAGTTTGCTAA
- a CDS encoding RNA methyltransferase, producing the protein MEFFDYFEEVYGERWPALLESLKGEGCATKLQFDDALEPYFLDEASVFAAKALAVEPGMDVLDMCAAPGGKSLVIASMLKGEGSLQCNDRSPDRRLRLQHVLENSLPESWRSIINVTGYDGVKFGMHKKECYDRILLDAPCSSDRHVLNSPSHLEVWSVKRVKRLSVEQGSLLASAVDALRPGGELIYGTCALSPLENDAVVAKILKKRKMMEFVRIEDLPEGADRTELGVHILPDKTRGCGPIYCAKMRKKC; encoded by the coding sequence ATGGAATTTTTCGACTACTTTGAAGAGGTTTATGGCGAACGCTGGCCTGCGTTGCTGGAATCGCTGAAGGGCGAGGGCTGTGCTACAAAGCTCCAGTTTGATGACGCCTTGGAACCGTATTTTTTGGACGAGGCTTCGGTGTTTGCGGCTAAGGCGCTTGCGGTAGAGCCTGGAATGGATGTGCTTGACATGTGCGCTGCTCCGGGCGGCAAATCGCTCGTGATTGCCTCGATGCTCAAGGGCGAAGGTTCGCTCCAGTGCAATGACCGCTCGCCGGATAGACGTCTCCGCTTGCAGCATGTGCTCGAAAATTCCTTGCCGGAGTCTTGGCGTTCGATTATCAACGTCACGGGCTACGATGGCGTGAAGTTCGGCATGCACAAGAAGGAATGCTACGACCGCATTTTGCTTGATGCGCCGTGCTCTTCGGATAGGCATGTGCTGAATTCGCCTTCGCATTTGGAGGTGTGGTCGGTGAAGCGCGTGAAGCGCTTGTCGGTGGAACAGGGCTCGCTCCTTGCATCGGCGGTGGATGCGCTTAGACCTGGAGGCGAACTGATTTACGGGACTTGTGCGCTTTCGCCTCTTGAAAACGACGCCGTGGTCGCTAAAATCTTGAAGAAACGCAAGATGATGGAGTTTGTTCGCATTGAGGACTTGCCTGAGGGCGCGGACCGCACGGAGCTCGGCGTTCACATACTGCCGGACAAGACCCGTGGCTGCGGACCCATCTATTGCGCGAAGATGAGAAAGAAGTGTTAG
- the trxA gene encoding thioredoxin: MAALNLTAESFDKVISSGQLVLVDFWATWCRPCMMMGPVVEELSNEFDGRAIVAKINVDDEGVSDICARFGITNIPNMKLFKNGVEVGNVVGAVPKNTLKNAIEKNL; this comes from the coding sequence ATGGCAGCTTTGAATCTTACTGCAGAATCCTTTGACAAAGTTATTTCTTCGGGTCAGCTTGTGCTTGTTGACTTCTGGGCAACCTGGTGCCGTCCGTGCATGATGATGGGCCCGGTGGTCGAAGAACTTTCCAACGAATTCGACGGTCGCGCAATCGTTGCAAAGATCAACGTCGATGACGAAGGTGTTTCGGACATTTGCGCTCGTTTTGGCATCACGAACATTCCGAATATGAAGTTGTTCAAAAACGGTGTCGAAGTGGGTAACGTCGTCGGTGCAGTGCCGAAGAATACGCTCAAGAACGCTATCGAAAAGAATCTCTAA
- the hisF gene encoding imidazole glycerol phosphate synthase subunit HisF: MLTKRLIVCLDVRNRKVTKGVKFKGNIDIGDPVEMGARYSDDGVDELVFYDITASAENRPCDMEMIRQIAKRVFIPFAVGGGIRNLDDMHEALLAGAEKVSVNSLAVLHPEIIAEGAKAFGRQCIVLGMDAKFVGVSDKIPSGYEVFIRGGRQAMGIDALQWAKRAEELGVGEICLNSIDTDGVKNGYELTITDMIAKAVQVPVIASGGAGTPAHIVDLFRKTSADAALVASMVHFGDYTVPGIKGEMLAAGIPVRKKMNGEV; encoded by the coding sequence ATGCTCACGAAACGTTTAATTGTCTGCTTGGATGTCCGTAACCGCAAGGTCACGAAGGGTGTAAAGTTTAAAGGTAATATCGACATTGGCGATCCGGTTGAAATGGGTGCGCGTTATAGCGATGACGGTGTCGATGAACTCGTTTTTTACGATATCACGGCGAGCGCCGAAAACCGCCCGTGTGACATGGAAATGATTCGCCAGATTGCAAAGCGCGTGTTTATCCCGTTTGCAGTGGGTGGCGGTATCCGCAACTTGGACGACATGCACGAAGCGCTCCTCGCAGGGGCCGAAAAGGTGAGCGTGAACAGCCTTGCTGTGCTCCATCCGGAAATCATTGCCGAAGGCGCAAAGGCGTTTGGACGCCAGTGCATCGTGCTTGGCATGGATGCGAAGTTCGTGGGCGTTTCGGACAAGATTCCGAGCGGTTACGAAGTGTTTATTCGCGGTGGTCGCCAGGCGATGGGCATCGACGCTTTGCAGTGGGCAAAGCGCGCCGAGGAGCTCGGCGTTGGCGAAATCTGCTTGAACTCCATTGACACTGATGGCGTTAAGAACGGTTACGAACTCACGATTACCGACATGATTGCAAAGGCGGTTCAGGTGCCTGTGATTGCAAGTGGCGGTGCTGGAACTCCGGCGCACATCGTAGACTTGTTCCGCAAGACGAGTGCCGATGCGGCACTGGTCGCGTCGATGGTGCATTTTGGCGATTATACGGTCCCTGGTATCAAGGGCGAAATGCTTGCTGCCGGAATCCCGGTGCGCAAGAAGATGAACGGCGAGGTGTAA
- a CDS encoding TldD/PmbA family protein: MNPEVAVKIFEAGKSAGADFVEIFEEETRSSSLGLKDRQIETATAGTEYGIGVRLLYGTEVLYGFTSDDSEEALVKLVKTLAFGRIAAAAGAEGSAARPFEFAPEKRICDYNFGAYQDPRVLGQAMKQDFLFRADKAARALSPKIAQVGASVTDSCTSISLLNSEGLHLEMTRGRLRVNVNVTATDGTERLTTHEAPGALGGYELLANYSPEALATECGERVLRMLDAGYITGGQMPVVMGNGFGGVIFHEACGHPLETESIRRNASPFCGKLGEAIGQPCLTAIDDGTMDGVWGSLKYDDEGTPTQRTTLIENGILKTYMSDRVGAMEVGVERTGSARRESYKYAPVSRMRNTFIAPGKDTLDSMIASVDNGLYAARMAGGSVNPATGEFNFAVDEGYVIRNGKICEPVRGATLIGKGHEIMPRISMVGTDFEQAAGVCGASSGHVPVTVGQPSIKVDQILVGGR; this comes from the coding sequence ATGAATCCGGAAGTTGCCGTCAAGATTTTTGAAGCCGGCAAGAGTGCAGGGGCTGACTTTGTTGAAATTTTTGAGGAAGAGACCCGCAGTTCAAGCCTCGGCTTGAAGGACCGCCAAATTGAAACCGCGACCGCGGGTACCGAGTACGGTATCGGCGTTCGCCTTTTGTACGGGACGGAAGTCCTGTACGGATTCACGAGCGACGACAGCGAAGAAGCTCTCGTGAAGCTTGTGAAGACGCTTGCGTTCGGGCGCATCGCCGCAGCAGCGGGGGCGGAAGGCTCGGCTGCAAGGCCTTTTGAATTTGCTCCTGAAAAGCGCATTTGCGATTATAATTTTGGCGCTTATCAGGATCCGCGCGTGCTCGGCCAGGCCATGAAGCAGGACTTCTTGTTCCGTGCGGATAAGGCGGCCCGTGCGCTCTCGCCGAAGATTGCTCAGGTGGGCGCCAGCGTAACCGACAGCTGCACTTCGATTTCTCTTTTGAATAGCGAAGGCTTGCATCTGGAAATGACTCGTGGCCGCTTGCGTGTAAACGTGAACGTGACGGCAACGGACGGCACGGAACGCTTGACGACGCACGAAGCTCCGGGTGCTCTTGGCGGTTATGAACTTTTAGCAAACTATTCTCCAGAAGCTTTGGCAACGGAATGTGGCGAGCGCGTGCTGCGCATGCTCGATGCCGGTTACATCACTGGTGGCCAGATGCCGGTCGTGATGGGCAATGGCTTTGGCGGCGTGATTTTCCACGAAGCATGCGGCCATCCGCTGGAGACAGAATCTATCCGTCGCAATGCAAGCCCGTTCTGCGGAAAGCTTGGTGAAGCGATTGGCCAGCCCTGCCTTACGGCCATTGACGATGGTACGATGGACGGCGTGTGGGGTAGCCTCAAGTACGATGACGAAGGAACGCCGACGCAGCGCACGACGCTTATCGAAAACGGCATCTTGAAAACGTACATGAGCGACCGTGTGGGTGCTATGGAAGTGGGTGTGGAACGCACCGGAAGTGCTCGCCGTGAAAGCTACAAGTACGCACCTGTAAGCCGTATGCGCAATACGTTTATCGCTCCGGGCAAGGATACGCTCGATTCCATGATTGCAAGTGTGGATAATGGTCTCTATGCAGCCCGCATGGCTGGCGGTTCTGTGAACCCGGCAACGGGTGAATTCAACTTTGCCGTCGATGAAGGTTACGTCATTCGTAATGGCAAGATTTGCGAGCCGGTTCGCGGTGCAACGCTTATCGGTAAAGGCCACGAAATCATGCCGCGCATTAGCATGGTCGGTACGGACTTTGAACAGGCTGCAGGCGTTTGTGGAGCCTCTTCGGGACACGTGCCGGTGACCGTCGGCCAGCCCTCCATTAAGGTGGACCAAATTCTCGTCGGTGGACGATAA